The Bacteroidota bacterium DNA segment ATCGAAAATTTCGAAATCAGATCGGTCAATTCAGAGACATAATGTTCCAAAATGGCCTTACGTTGCAGGACCAGAGTTTCTCTGGTCACCGCAGCAGTGACAAAGGGATGGCCGTCGCGATCGCCGCCGATCCAAGAACCTGGTTTAACCACCGGGGGAACCGGTGTATTTTCACCTAACCAGTCATTAAATGTGTACCTGAACTTTTCGTATAAATCACCAATGGCCGGGTACAGTACCTCATTGAGATAAAACAAACCGGTCTTGACTTCGTCGATGACTTCAACCTGGTGGGTTCTGACTTCATCAGTCAGCCAGATGCTGATAATTTCCGATTTGATCTGCTGTCGGGTCTGAAGTGTTTCTGAAGGAGTCAGCGGATGATGATCCTTTTCAGTCATTAATTGATACAACCGCTGGTATTTTTCAAGCATCGTTTTCCGCTTGGCTTCGGTGGGGTGAGCGGTAAAGGTCGGCACGATTTCCACATTCTGGATGAATCCGATGAATGAATTTACTGCCTGTGGTTTCAGGTTCAGTTCAGATTTGATATCGGGCAGGGTACCGCGGCTTTTATTCGTTACCGGATCCATTTCATAGGCACGGGAACGTCTGGCCCGGTGAACATGCTCAGCCAGATTTACCAGATGAAAATACGTGGTGAACGCCCGGGTAAGCAGTGATAATTGCTCAAGATTGCACCGGTCCAGCAGTCGGTTGATATCTTTGACTGTCCCAAGATCACCGCTTTCGTTAGCTTCAATCGATTTAAGCCTGACCTCTTCTTCCAGATTGAAAAAGGCCTCTCCACATTGTTCCCTGATGACCTCGCCAAGCAAAGAACCTAAAAATTGAATATCCTGCCGGAGACCCTGATCGGTAGGTTGGGAAACAGTGGACTGGGTGTGTGTCATCCTGAGTAATTTCTTAAGTATATTTTGTTTAAAGTTAATTAATTAAGGGTAGGTTCCCAAACAGGCGGGCAAAGAGAGGAGAAAAAGCGAACCTGATTTCATTCAGAAATCAGGTTCACAGAAGGGAAGTATCAGACCCGGCCCAGCCGGCTGATTTCATCAAACAGGTGCACCTGGCTGATGATGGCTTTTCGGAAATCGCCGAGATGAAGCGACTCATTTTCTGAATGGGCATTGGTGTAAGGATCTTCAATTCCAGTCAATAAAGCAGGAATGTTACCCAGGGCCTCTGAAAACGGACCTGCAAAGGGAATACTTCCACCCGAGCCGATATAAACTGCCTCACGGCCATACCCGGATTTCAGAGCTCTTCTGGCGGCATCGAAATAGGGATGAGCAATGTCGGTGCTCCAGTGATTTCCGCGTTTTTCTTCAATGAAACTGATCTTCACATTCCATGGGGCCAGTTCAGTGATCCGTTTTTTCAATGCTTCAAGAGCAAATTCCCGGCTGATATCCGGAACGGTCCGCAATCCCAGTTTGGCCCAGGCTTTCTCGAGAACCACATTTCCGGCGGAAGTCCGGCTGCCCGCTACCATTGAGTTAACCACAAGTGAGGGTTGCCGCCAGAGTTTTTCAAGAATCTCATCACCGCCTCCGAACACATCCACTCCTTCCAGCACCTGTGCATGTTCTCTGAACAGGTCGGGTGTCATCTTCAGGCTGCCGATCATGTCACGTTCGGTCTGACTGAGGGGTCTGACTTTGCTGATCAGTTCAGGGATGGCCAGAGTGCCATCTTCACTCACCAGACCTGCAATGATTTTAGAAAGGGCAATAACCGGGTCGGGAACCGGCCCACCGTAAATACCGGAATGCAGGGGATGGTCGAGTGAAGAGACTTCAACCTGCAGGGTGACCAGACCTCGCAGGCTGACAGTCATGGATGGAATGCCGGTGTCATAATTTCCAACATCGGCCAGAACCATGACATCGGCCGCCAACCGGTCCCGGTATGCTTTCAGAAAGTCCTGCAAATGAGCCGATCCGATTTCCTCCTCCCCTTCAATAATGACTTTCACATTAACCGGGAGTGATCCGGTTGTTCTCAGCCATGAAGCAATGCTGGCCAGATGAAGGACGACACCGGCCTTGTCATCGGCAATGCCACGGGCATAGATCCGGTCCCCAATCACTGTTGGTTCATATACCGGTGTTTTCCAAAGCTCTTCACGCATGGGCGGCTGAACGTCGTGGTGTGCATACAGCAAAATGGTCGGTTTGTCACTTCCTGCATGAAGCCAGTCGCCATAAATGTAGGGATGGACCCCAGGCAACCGTAAAATTTCAATGTGTTCCAGTCCAGCCTTTCCCATTTGGGAAGCAACTTCATTGGCTGACGTTTCCAAATGAACCGGATCGAATCCGGCCCAGGAACAGGAGGGAATACGGGCAAGGGTTTTAAGGTCATTCAGAAAAGAGTCAAAATGCTGGTCGGCATAGATGGCAGGTTTCATGGTTTCTCCGTTTTTTAATATAAAATAAAAAACCCCGTCCGGAGTTCCGAACGGGGTCAGATATTCACAGCTTTATCAGATCAGAACGTGTAGCGGATTCCCAGCATAAAATAAGCACGGGAGGCATTGTCACTTTCCACAAACGGAT contains these protein-coding regions:
- a CDS encoding M20/M25/M40 family metallo-hydrolase, with the protein product MKPAIYADQHFDSFLNDLKTLARIPSCSWAGFDPVHLETSANEVASQMGKAGLEHIEILRLPGVHPYIYGDWLHAGSDKPTILLYAHHDVQPPMREELWKTPVYEPTVIGDRIYARGIADDKAGVVLHLASIASWLRTTGSLPVNVKVIIEGEEEIGSAHLQDFLKAYRDRLAADVMVLADVGNYDTGIPSMTVSLRGLVTLQVEVSSLDHPLHSGIYGGPVPDPVIALSKIIAGLVSEDGTLAIPELISKVRPLSQTERDMIGSLKMTPDLFREHAQVLEGVDVFGGGDEILEKLWRQPSLVVNSMVAGSRTSAGNVVLEKAWAKLGLRTVPDISREFALEALKKRITELAPWNVKISFIEEKRGNHWSTDIAHPYFDAARRALKSGYGREAVYIGSGGSIPFAGPFSEALGNIPALLTGIEDPYTNAHSENESLHLGDFRKAIISQVHLFDEISRLGRV